From Streptomyces sp. NBC_00683, one genomic window encodes:
- a CDS encoding cytochrome P450 family protein: MNCPHATVVIDPMVQNLDGETEQLRQAGPLARIELLGVPAWTVTRHAEARQLLVDPRLVKDLDAWGLWRSGEVTHAWPLIGMIDAGRSMFTVDGGEHRRLRTKTSQALTPRRLEAVRPAIEKFTEELLDSLAEQGKEGVVDLKAVFAQPLPMRVVGLLMGVDEDQFPMLTKQYKAFFSMLTPQEERLALLQELDVFYTDLVREKTARATDDLTSALILADEGGEPLTEEEVVGNLKAMVAAGHETTIGLILNAVRALLAHPDQLQKVLDGEIPWETVVEETLRWDTPTTHLLMRFATEDIQVGDQVIAAGEGVVISYRVIGRDAEQHGEDADSFDITRPTPIRHMTFGHGPHICPGAALSRVEAGIALPALFARFPALKLAIPDDEIRKLPVMTQNDMEAFPVLLHG; the protein is encoded by the coding sequence GCCCGCTCGCGCGCATCGAGCTGTTGGGGGTCCCCGCGTGGACCGTCACACGGCACGCCGAAGCACGTCAACTGCTCGTCGACCCACGGCTGGTGAAGGACCTGGACGCCTGGGGGCTGTGGAGGAGCGGTGAGGTCACCCATGCCTGGCCGCTGATCGGAATGATCGATGCCGGACGCTCCATGTTCACGGTCGACGGCGGCGAGCACCGGCGGCTGCGGACCAAGACCTCCCAGGCACTCACGCCGCGCCGGCTCGAGGCGGTCCGCCCCGCCATCGAGAAGTTCACCGAGGAGCTCCTCGACTCGCTCGCCGAGCAGGGCAAGGAAGGTGTCGTCGACCTCAAGGCCGTCTTCGCCCAGCCGCTGCCGATGCGGGTCGTCGGGCTGCTGATGGGGGTGGACGAGGATCAGTTCCCGATGCTGACGAAGCAGTACAAGGCCTTCTTCTCCATGCTCACCCCGCAGGAGGAGCGCCTGGCGCTGCTGCAGGAACTGGACGTCTTCTACACCGACCTCGTACGCGAGAAGACGGCGCGGGCCACCGACGACCTCACCAGCGCCCTGATCCTGGCCGACGAGGGCGGCGAGCCCCTCACCGAGGAGGAGGTCGTCGGCAACCTCAAGGCCATGGTGGCCGCCGGGCACGAGACCACGATCGGCCTCATCCTCAACGCGGTACGCGCCCTGCTCGCCCACCCCGACCAGCTGCAGAAGGTGCTCGACGGGGAGATCCCGTGGGAGACGGTGGTCGAGGAGACGCTGCGCTGGGACACGCCCACCACACACCTGCTGATGCGTTTCGCCACCGAGGACATCCAGGTCGGTGACCAGGTGATCGCCGCGGGGGAGGGCGTCGTCATCTCCTACCGGGTCATCGGACGCGACGCCGAACAGCACGGCGAGGACGCCGATTCCTTCGACATCACCCGTCCGACACCGATCCGGCACATGACCTTCGGTCACGGCCCCCACATCTGCCCCGGTGCGGCACTGTCACGGGTGGAGGCCGGCATCGCACTCCCCGCCCTCTTCGCGCGCTTCCCCGCGCTCAAGCTCGCGATACCGGACGACGAGATCCGCAAGCTTCCGGTGATGACGCAGAACGACATGGAGGCCTTCCCCGTCCTGCTGCACGGCTGA